A window of the Cystobacter ferrugineus genome harbors these coding sequences:
- a CDS encoding chemotaxis protein CheA: protein MDIDRDELLKVFILECDEVFALMEEQLVGLEQQPDPERLRTIFRAAHTLKGNATCVELPAFVEFTHELEDLLERLHTGELAVSHELVSLLLSAVDAMRELRGQLAMGQVELTAQHRAVMALMTRWARKELTAPAPAASATETPPPPPSEPPGRKPLAEEERARNLRVGINKLDRMVDLIGELSIAQGKLTAMLEGDRPREQLVEASRDGERLLRELQELVMNVRMVPLGPTFRQFVRTARDLAASRGKLVELVFEGEDVEMDTALVENVRDPLLHMIRNAIDHGIETPDIRRVRGKPELSQLKLRAAHDAGGILLEVIDDGAGLNKERIIERARELGLAREPESLPEAELFSFIFEPGFSTARELTATSGRGVGMDVVRHNVEALRGKVSVQSREGHGVTISLRLPLTFAIIDGFLVGVGEETYVVPLEAVHECIELPESARARTGERDGVLNLRGEPIPYLRLRHLFSPDTQAPARESMVIVQHPQGKVGLVVDTLHGERQTVIKPLGTLFRELPCISGASILGNGRIALILDDAALLREATRSRRSAAS, encoded by the coding sequence ATGGACATCGATCGTGACGAGCTGCTGAAGGTCTTCATCCTCGAGTGCGATGAGGTCTTCGCCCTCATGGAGGAGCAGCTCGTCGGCCTGGAGCAACAGCCGGATCCCGAGCGGCTGCGGACCATCTTCCGCGCGGCCCATACCCTCAAGGGCAACGCCACGTGCGTGGAGCTTCCCGCCTTCGTGGAGTTCACCCACGAGCTGGAGGACCTGCTCGAGCGCCTGCACACGGGGGAGCTCGCCGTGTCGCACGAGCTGGTGTCCCTGCTGCTGTCGGCCGTGGATGCGATGCGGGAGCTGCGGGGTCAGCTCGCGATGGGACAGGTCGAGCTGACGGCCCAGCATCGCGCCGTGATGGCGCTCATGACCCGCTGGGCCCGCAAGGAGCTCACGGCCCCGGCTCCGGCCGCCAGCGCGACGGAGACCCCTCCCCCTCCTCCCTCCGAGCCGCCCGGGCGCAAGCCCCTGGCCGAGGAGGAGCGGGCGCGCAACCTCCGGGTGGGCATCAACAAGCTGGACCGGATGGTGGATCTCATCGGCGAGCTGTCCATCGCCCAGGGGAAGTTGACCGCCATGCTCGAGGGCGATCGGCCGCGCGAGCAACTCGTCGAGGCGAGCCGCGACGGCGAGCGCCTGCTGCGCGAGTTGCAGGAGCTGGTGATGAACGTGCGGATGGTGCCGCTCGGCCCCACGTTCCGCCAGTTCGTGAGGACCGCGCGGGACCTGGCCGCGTCGCGGGGCAAGCTCGTCGAGCTCGTCTTCGAGGGCGAGGACGTGGAGATGGACACCGCGCTGGTGGAGAACGTGCGGGATCCGCTGCTGCACATGATTCGCAACGCCATCGACCACGGCATCGAGACCCCGGACATCCGCCGGGTACGGGGCAAGCCGGAGCTGTCCCAGCTCAAGCTGCGCGCCGCCCATGACGCGGGCGGCATCCTGCTCGAGGTCATCGACGACGGTGCGGGCCTGAACAAGGAGCGGATCATCGAGCGCGCCCGCGAGCTGGGACTCGCACGCGAGCCCGAGTCCCTGCCGGAAGCAGAGCTGTTCTCGTTCATCTTCGAGCCGGGCTTCTCCACCGCGCGGGAGCTCACCGCCACGTCGGGCCGGGGCGTGGGCATGGATGTGGTGCGCCACAACGTGGAGGCCCTGCGGGGCAAGGTCAGCGTCCAGAGCCGGGAGGGACACGGGGTCACCATCTCCCTCCGGCTCCCGCTCACGTTCGCCATCATCGACGGTTTCCTGGTGGGCGTCGGCGAGGAGACGTACGTCGTGCCGCTCGAGGCCGTGCACGAGTGCATCGAGTTGCCCGAGAGCGCGCGGGCACGGACCGGAGAGCGTGATGGGGTGCTGAACCTGCGGGGCGAGCCCATTCCCTATCTCCGGCTGCGCCACCTCTTCAGCCCCGACACCCAGGCGCCGGCCCGCGAGAGCATGGTCATCGTCCAGCACCCGCAGGGCAAGGTGGGCCTGGTCGTGGATACGCTCCACGGGGAGCGCCAGACGGTCATCAAGCCCCTGGGCACGCTGTTCAGGGAGCTTCCGTGCATCTCGGGCGCGAGCATCCTGGGCAACGGGCGGATCGCGTTGATTCTCGATGACGCCGCGCTCCTGCGCGAGGCCACCCGGTCGAGGCGCTCCGCGGCGTCGTGA
- a CDS encoding protein-glutamate methylesterase/protein-glutamine glutaminase, which produces MAPVLRVLVVDDSAVVRQGMLMLLKHVPDMLAEVASDPLIARQKMMSHRPDVILLDLELPRMDGLTFLRELMREEAPVPVVVCSGLAGPGTELAVRALEEGAVEIISKPPLGVGEFLRESRMRFVQSLRDAAKVRPRLERYTPPARVEPEPAERPMASLLTVTTDKVVAVGASTGGTDALRKLLQPMPPDCPGIVIVQHMPEQFTLAFARRLNELCRIEVKEAEQGDRVLQGRALIAPGNRHLRVRRTGGHYQVEVLDGKRVSGHKPSVDVLFHSVARAAGANAVGVLLTGMGEDGADGLLTMKQAGAATIAQDEASSVVFGMPRAAIERGAVDQVLPLAAINEAIRRRARQG; this is translated from the coding sequence TTGGCTCCTGTGCTGCGGGTGCTCGTGGTGGATGACTCGGCGGTGGTGCGCCAGGGCATGCTGATGCTGCTCAAGCACGTGCCGGACATGCTGGCCGAGGTGGCGTCGGATCCCCTCATCGCCCGGCAGAAGATGATGAGTCACCGGCCGGACGTCATCCTGTTGGACCTGGAGCTGCCGCGCATGGACGGGCTGACGTTCCTGCGCGAGCTGATGCGGGAGGAAGCACCGGTGCCGGTGGTGGTGTGCTCGGGGCTGGCGGGACCGGGCACGGAGCTGGCGGTGCGCGCGCTGGAGGAGGGCGCGGTGGAGATCATCTCCAAGCCCCCGCTGGGCGTGGGGGAGTTCCTGCGCGAGTCCCGGATGCGGTTCGTGCAGTCCCTGCGCGACGCGGCGAAGGTACGTCCCCGGCTGGAACGCTACACCCCTCCGGCCCGGGTGGAGCCGGAGCCAGCGGAGCGGCCCATGGCCTCCCTGCTCACGGTGACGACGGACAAGGTGGTGGCGGTGGGGGCCTCCACGGGGGGCACCGATGCGCTGCGCAAACTGCTGCAACCCATGCCTCCGGACTGCCCGGGAATCGTCATCGTGCAGCACATGCCGGAGCAGTTCACGTTGGCCTTCGCCCGGCGGCTCAACGAGCTGTGCCGCATCGAGGTGAAGGAGGCGGAACAGGGGGACCGGGTGCTGCAGGGCCGAGCGCTCATCGCGCCGGGCAACCGGCACCTGCGGGTGCGGCGCACCGGGGGCCACTACCAGGTGGAGGTGTTGGACGGAAAGCGGGTGTCGGGACACAAGCCGAGCGTGGACGTGCTGTTCCACTCGGTGGCGCGCGCGGCGGGGGCGAACGCGGTGGGCGTGCTGCTCACGGGGATGGGCGAGGACGGGGCGGACGGGCTGCTGACGATGAAGCAGGCCGGTGCGGCGACGATCGCCCAGGACGAGGCGAGCAGTGTGGTGTTCGGCATGCCGCGCGCGGCCATCGAGCGAGGAGCGGTGGACCAGGTGCTCCCGCTCGCGGCCATCAACGAGGCCATCCGGCGCCGCGCCCGCCAGGGCTGA
- a CDS encoding energy transducer TonB: MTGSLFLVKPRFALFCLLAAVVSLGGTGCATASRATTAPVTPAPEPIAEPAPAPEPRPAPEPGVKAGRPKVSKRTARPAPEEKAARASEPRRPQMDGRSLESGEPVAFNPSLMTRPQRVSGREPRLTPEAQAERVRGTALVRCVATREGRVTNCRLLNGLPYMNQELLEALSTWRVTPATVQGKPIDVDYTFVVRIPTG; this comes from the coding sequence ATGACTGGCTCGCTTTTTCTCGTGAAGCCTCGATTTGCCCTCTTCTGCCTGCTGGCCGCGGTGGTCTCCCTCGGGGGGACCGGGTGTGCCACGGCCTCCCGGGCGACCACCGCTCCGGTGACTCCCGCGCCCGAGCCCATCGCCGAGCCTGCTCCGGCGCCCGAGCCCCGGCCGGCCCCGGAGCCCGGGGTGAAGGCCGGGCGCCCCAAGGTTTCCAAGCGCACGGCCCGGCCCGCGCCCGAGGAGAAGGCGGCGAGGGCGTCCGAGCCGAGGCGGCCCCAGATGGATGGCAGGTCGCTCGAGTCGGGTGAGCCCGTGGCCTTCAATCCCTCGCTGATGACGCGGCCCCAGCGGGTGAGTGGGCGGGAGCCTCGGCTCACCCCGGAGGCCCAGGCCGAGCGCGTACGGGGCACCGCGCTGGTGCGCTGTGTGGCGACGCGCGAGGGACGGGTGACGAATTGCCGACTGCTCAATGGCCTGCCGTACATGAATCAGGAACTGCTCGAGGCCCTGTCCACCTGGCGCGTCACCCCCGCCACCGTGCAGGGCAAGCCCATCGACGTGGACTACACCTTCGTCGTCCGCATCCCCACGGGGTGA